Below is a genomic region from Paraburkholderia phenazinium.
GATCGATTCATGGGTCTTGCGGCCCATGATGATGGGGGCGCCCATGGTCGTGCGCTTGAAGAACGCAAGATCCTCGGGCAGGCGCCAGGGTAGCTGGTTGTCGCGGCCGATCACGCCATTGCGGGCGCGAGCGACGATCAGGGTGAGCGTCGTCATCGATTGGAGAAGGGAACGTAACCGCTCCGATTCTACCTGACGCCCACGCCACCCCAGCGACAACGCCGTGCGCCGGGGCGCGGCGGCGTGCGCGGCGGACCTTCACTCGGCCGCGCGGGCGCCTTCGGCCGGCAACACCTCGTCCTCTGCACCGACCGCGTCGCGCATGCCATGCGTATCCAGCAGGCGCGACAGCGTCGCACGCGACACGCCCAGATCTACCGCCGCCTCGTTCAGACGATGCCGATGACGCAACAGCGCGGCTTCGATCGCGCGCTTCTCGGCCGATTCGCGAGCCTGCGCAAGGGTCACGCTTTCCTGCGCGGTGAAGTGGGCCAGATCCAGGTCTTCGGCCGAGATCAGCTTGTTCTCCGCCATGACGATAGCGCGGCGCACGCGATTGATCATTTCGCGCACGTTACCGGGCCAGTTGTAGGTGTACATGGCCTCGATCGCCGAGGGCGCAAAACCGCGGATCTTGCGCGCGCTGTCGGTCTTGAACTTGTGCATGATGTGATGGGCGAGGATTTCGATGTCCTTGCCGCGGGCGCGCAGCGGCGGCTCGTCGATGCGCAGCACGCACAGCCGGTGAAACAGGTCGGCGCGGAAGCGCCCGTCGCGCATCGCGGTTTCAAGGTCGATGTGAGTCGCCGAGATGATCCGCACGTCGACGGGAATCGAATCGCGGCCACCCAGCCGCTCGATCTTGCCCTCCTGCAGGAAACGCAGCAGGCTCGCCTGGCTTTCCATCGGCAGATCGCCGATTTCGTCCAGCAGCAACGTCCCGCCGTCCGCTTCTTCGACCCGTCCGATCTTGCGCTGGTTGGCGCCGGTGAAGGCGCCGCGTTCGTAGCCGAATAGTTCGGACTGCAACAGATGATGCGGAATCGCGCCGCAGTTGATGGCGATGAAAGGCGCCTTGCGGCGGCGCGAGCGTTCGTGGATGGCCAGCGCGGTGAGCTCCTTGCCGGTGCCCGATTCGCCGGAGATGAACACGCTGGCGTCGGTGTTGGCGACCTTGCGGATGGTGCGAAACAGATGCTGCATGGCTTCGCAGGTGCCAACCATTTCGTCTTCGTCGCTGGCCGGGGTGCTCTCCATCATGTCGGGATCGCACAGTGTCACCATTCCGAACGCGTGACTGACGAGGTAATCGATCGTTGCGTTGGCGACTGGCATCTTGACGTAGTCGAAACAGTAATGGCGGATCAGGCGCCGTACTTCAGGATCGGTCAGACGTTCGGAGGTGGACAGCGCAATCCAGCCGATCTGTTGCTGACGTAAGCTCGCTTCGAGGCCGCCCAGGTCGCGCGGCGCGAAGCTCGCCAGATCGACGATCCCCGCACAGACGACGTCGTGCTTGATGAGGCGGCTCACCTCGTGCGCCGAACGCGCGGCCATGACGTTCCAGCCACGGCTTCGCAGATGGGCGGTGAGCGTCTCGTCAGGCGTGCGTGCGACGTAGAGCAGGGTCCGCCCGGTCTGCGCGTAGGGGCCTTTCGGTACCGCCTGAGCCGCGGCGCAGGCGTCTCGCGGCCGTCCGATGGCAGCTTCCTTCGGCCGGCCCACAGGCAGCTCCTGTGGAAGTCCCGCGGAGATTTCCTGCGGCCGTACCGCAGCAACTTCCGTCGGCCGTGCCAGAGAAAGATGCGTGCCTGAGGGCGGTGCAACACTGGTCAGATGGGATGATTCGCGCACGATCAACCTCGTATCGTTGGCACGTCAAAAAGTGTAGGGAAAGCGCACGCCGATCACGAAATTCGGTGTGTCGGGCGTGAGCCCCACGGAGACCGAACCATTGATCGTCAGGTGCTTGTTCACTACGTGATTCAGGCCGAAAGTCAGCGCGGCAGCGGTCGTTTCGCTGCCCGGCACCTTCGAATAGGAGCCGCCAGGCGCCCTGGTCTCTGACTCCGGCTCCAATGCCATCGTGTACGACACGCTGGCCGAGTCCTTGTCCGAGAAGGCCAGCGCGGCGCCGCCGCCGAACTGCACCACGTCGCCGATCTTGACCGTCGCCGGCTCGGTCTGGCCGATGACCGAAGAGATGTCCGAGAACGAACGCGCGATGTTGTAGGTGTACGAAAGACTGCCGAACAGCACGACCGGGTCATAGGTCTTTAGGACGGACAGCCCCGCTGTGACGTTCCAGAAGCCGGTGCCGGTAGGCAGCTTGCTCGGGGCGACGAGGTTCGTGTTGTCGGCATCGACCTGCTGCAGCTTGATGCCGAACGGCGACGAACCGGTCGGCGCCTTGATGCGCAGGCTACCTACCAGGTCCGGCAGGCTGTTGGTTTCCTTAAGAAACTCGTAGTACACACCGAAGTTGACGTCGCCGATGTCACTCGAATTGGCCGACGCGTCCGAGAGCGTGCTCGCTGCACCGCCGGCGCCGCCGACGATGAAGTTGCTGTGCCGGTAGATATACGGCACGTCGAGATCGACGCTCAGCCGGTCGCTGAGGCCGTAGCGGGTGTCGAGGTCCGCCATCACCTGGTGTGATTTGGTCTCGCCCAGGTTGATGTTGCCGAGGAAGATCGCATCGAGCGCGAGGAAGCCCGAGAGTTGCAACTGGCGGCGATCGTAGTAGGTATCGCTGATGCCCCAGTCGAAGGTCAGCTTGTGGTCGAACAGCGGCGTGTGCTGCTGGCTCTGCACTACGGCGTCTTCCGATTGCGTGCGCACCGGCTCCGCGGCTTTCTGGGTCTGGCCGACCGCGCCTGTGCCATCGGTCGCAGGCGGCAGGCCGCCGCCGTTGCTGTTGCCGCTATCCGGCACCGGCGGATTGACCGGTACGCCGGTCGCGGTGCCCGTACCGCTGCCAGGTGCACTCGACTCGGGGTTGATCTGGGCGAGCGGCGGCAGCGGCGCCGGCAGCCCATCTGCGCCCGGCTGCTGGCCGGCGGCGATGCTGCCGTCGGCCGACGCACCGGCCCCCGGCAGGCCCCGGCCGCGCTGCGACATCTCGAGGTTCGTGACCTGTTGTTCGAGCGAATTGATCTGCTTCTGCTGTTCGCTGATCACCCGCATCAACGTGTTCAGCCGGTCTTCGACCGATTGGTCTGCGAGCGCCTGGGCGTGGGCGCCCTGTGAAAGTGCAAACAGCATGACCGCCGCAGGGATGGCCGCTAACATCACGCGCGGTGTCCCGGTCGTTGAGAATCTCATCATTTTGTGCTCCCCCGGTATTCTGACTGCGCGTCGCATATCTCCATGTGCTTCGCGCGGCCGTTCTGATACTTCGTTTTCCTACGTTTTTATCGGGTGGCGGCCCGTTTTTATCTCCTCACTGTGTTTTGCAGTGCTTGTAGTACGCCGAGCTGGCGGAGCATCGACGCCGACATCTGTTGCGTCTGCAAATGCAGTTGCAGCGCGTTGGCGACTTGCTGGTTATTGCCTGCAATCTTGAGTAGTTGGGAGATCATGCCGGCCTGTTGTGAAGTACCCGGCGCGATGGTTTGCGTGGCGATGCCCGCCGGCGTTTGCAGTGCGATCGACATGGCGCCGTTGCCGAACGTGACGCCGGCTTTCACGGAGCCACTCGCGTTGCTCGCGGAGGCTGAGGTCTGGTTGTTAAACGTGCCGGTAGACAGGGTGCTTGCCGGCGAGTTGAAGTCGATCACCGCCTGGTTGGCGCTGTTGTTGCCGTTGCCGGCAACCTGGGTGATCTGCGAGACGCCGTTGACCGTGACGTTTTGACCGCCCGTGGCGCTCGCGTTGGGATTGGCCCCACTGCCTGCGGAGGTGTTCGGTCCGATGACGACCGCGTTCGAGCTGACCTGGACGTTCGTCTGGTTAAGCGCGTTGGTCACGATCGAGAGTGCGCCCTGCGCGAGGGCGGTGGTGCCGTTCGGCAGATTCCACTGCGACAGCAGATTCACGACGACGCCGGAGATGACGTCGCCACCGATGCCTTTGCCGCTTTGCGAGGCGAGGACGTCGTCGTCGACAGGTTGCAGATTGACGGCGGCGGTGTCTTCAACGATAAAGGGGGCCGTCGCCTCGGCAGCCTGGGCGACGGACGCAAGACCACACGTTGCGAAACACAACGCGCAGCCGATAGTGATTAGGTTTCGTTCCATGACGAGTCAGAACAACTCTGCCTTGATCAGCCCATATTCAACAAAGGGAGTCGCTGCCGTACCGTCTTCCAGCGCACGTTCGCGCAGTTTGAGCGCGAGCGACTCGTTGCCTTGCAAGAGCGGAGAATCCTCCATAAATGGCTTGCCGACGACCGCGAATACGAGGCCGTTCCACTTCGAGACGAAGTCGCTTTCCATGACGATGCGGTTGCCCAGTGCAGGGTCGGCCACAAAGATGCGGCCATCTTCCGCGTGCTTGACGATCACGAAGTGTTCGTAGCCGTCGCTGTTCATCAGCACGATCACGGGAATCTGCAGGTGGTAAAGCGCTTCGGGAGCAACCCGGAAGCCGCGGCCACGCAGGCCGATCGTTTCGACGAACTTCTTCATGTCGAGCATCGAGAAGCCGTTTTTCACCACCACTTCTGGTTTCGAGAAAACCATCATGCGGCGGATCATTTCGGTCTCCGGAATGTCGATGCCGTAGCCGAACTTCAGCAATGTAGCGAGCGCAGCGGAGCCGCAGCTATAGTCGTAGCGCTGGGA
It encodes:
- a CDS encoding C39 family peptidase, producing MYAAAGVPFDMNVHSIRDLRYNHIVSQRYDYSCGSAALATLLKFGYGIDIPETEMIRRMMVFSKPEVVVKNGFSMLDMKKFVETIGLRGRGFRVAPEALYHLQIPVIVLMNSDGYEHFVIVKHAEDGRIFVADPALGNRIVMESDFVSKWNGLVFAVVGKPFMEDSPLLQGNESLALKLRERALEDGTAATPFVEYGLIKAELF
- a CDS encoding sigma-54 dependent transcriptional regulator, with amino-acid sequence MRESSHLTSVAPPSGTHLSLARPTEVAAVRPQEISAGLPQELPVGRPKEAAIGRPRDACAAAQAVPKGPYAQTGRTLLYVARTPDETLTAHLRSRGWNVMAARSAHEVSRLIKHDVVCAGIVDLASFAPRDLGGLEASLRQQQIGWIALSTSERLTDPEVRRLIRHYCFDYVKMPVANATIDYLVSHAFGMVTLCDPDMMESTPASDEDEMVGTCEAMQHLFRTIRKVANTDASVFISGESGTGKELTALAIHERSRRRKAPFIAINCGAIPHHLLQSELFGYERGAFTGANQRKIGRVEEADGGTLLLDEIGDLPMESQASLLRFLQEGKIERLGGRDSIPVDVRIISATHIDLETAMRDGRFRADLFHRLCVLRIDEPPLRARGKDIEILAHHIMHKFKTDSARKIRGFAPSAIEAMYTYNWPGNVREMINRVRRAIVMAENKLISAEDLDLAHFTAQESVTLAQARESAEKRAIEAALLRHRHRLNEAAVDLGVSRATLSRLLDTHGMRDAVGAEDEVLPAEGARAAE
- a CDS encoding peptidase C39, whose protein sequence is MERNLITIGCALCFATCGLASVAQAAEATAPFIVEDTAAVNLQPVDDDVLASQSGKGIGGDVISGVVVNLLSQWNLPNGTTALAQGALSIVTNALNQTNVQVSSNAVVIGPNTSAGSGANPNASATGGQNVTVNGVSQITQVAGNGNNSANQAVIDFNSPASTLSTGTFNNQTSASASNASGSVKAGVTFGNGAMSIALQTPAGIATQTIAPGTSQQAGMISQLLKIAGNNQQVANALQLHLQTQQMSASMLRQLGVLQALQNTVRR